The following coding sequences lie in one Pempheris klunzingeri isolate RE-2024b chromosome 13, fPemKlu1.hap1, whole genome shotgun sequence genomic window:
- the pax9 gene encoding paired box protein Pax-9 encodes MEPAFGEVNQLGGVFVNGRPLPNAIRLRIVELAQLGIRPCDISRQLRVSHGCVSKILARYNETGSILPGAIGGSKPRVTTPTVVKHIRTYKQRDPGIFAWEIRDRLLADGVCDKFNLPSVSSISRILRNKIGNLSQQSQYESGKQAPHPPPQPTLPYNHLYSYPTSKVPTPPGMPTLPGHMAMHRIWPSSHSVTDILGIRSITEQQISDSPSFPSAKLEEWSAINRTNFPPASSPLVNGVDKPHLEPEAKYTQTPNGLPTVNSYVTAPSIPPYHPPTQVSPYMGYSATTSAYVTGPTWQPASGSALSPHSCDIATPLAFKSLTASRDAIHPVTASAL; translated from the exons ATGG AGCCAGCATTCGGTGAGGTGAACCAACTCGGTGGTGTTTTCGTGAACGGCAGGCCGCTCCCCAACGCCATCCGGCTCCGGATCGTGGAGCTGGCCCAGCTCGGGATTCGACCCTGTGACATCAGCAGGCAGCTGCGCGTCTCCCATGGCTGCGTCAGCAAGATCCTGGCCCGCTACAACGAGACCGGCTCCATCCTCCCGGGGGCCATCGGAGGCAGCAAGCCGCGGGTCACCACACCCACCGTGGTCAAGCACATACGGACATACAAGCAGAGAGACCCGGGGATTTTTGCCTGGGAGATCCGGGACAGGCTACTCGCCGACGGGGTTTGCGACAAGTTCAATCTGCCCTCCGTCAGCTCCATCAGTCGGATCCTCCGCAACAAGATCGGGAATCTGTCCCAGCAGAGCCAGTACGAGTCGGGCAAGCAGGCGCCTCACCCGCCGCCACAACCAACGTTACCCTACAACCACTTATACTCATACCCGACGTCCAAAGTGCCCACTCCCCCTGGCATGCCCACCCTTCCCGGACACATGGCCATGCACAGGATATGGCCTTCGTCGCACTCTGTAACAGATATTCTGGGGATACGGTCTATTACAGAGCAACAAA TTAGTGACAGTCCATCCTTTCCCAGCGCCAAACTAGAAGAATGGAGCGCTATAAACAGGACTAATTTCCCACCAGCAAGTTCTCCACTAGTCAATGGCGTGGATAAACCGCATTTAGAACCTGaagcaaaatacacacag ACGCCGAATGGATTGCCCACAGTGAACAGCTATGTCACAGCGCCCAGCATCCCTCCCTACCACCCTCCCACCCAAGTGTCACCCTACATGGGGTACAGCGCCACCACCTCGGCCTATGTGACCGGACCCACGTGGCAGCCGGCCAGTGGCAGTGCTCTATCTCCCCACAGCTGTGACATTGCCACCCCTCTGGCCTTCAAGAGCCTGACAGCCAGCCGTGACGCCATCCACCCGGTCACCGCCTCGGCGCTATGA